In Aureibaculum algae, the following are encoded in one genomic region:
- a CDS encoding TIGR02757 family protein — MKKAELKEFLDVKVIEYNNPKFIESDPILIPHRFQLKEDIEISGFLTATIAWGNRKMIINNANKMMELLDNSPYDFIINHNPSELKSLENFVHRTFNGNDFAYFIQALQHIYKNHGGLEAVFSQHIEHNSTQNAIHNLKKVFFELDHLPRTQKHISDPLKGSAAKRINMFLRWMARKDNAGVDFGIWETIAPSTLSCPLDVHSGNVARKLGLLTRKQNDAKALAELDHNLRELDPKDPVKYDFALFGLGVFEKF; from the coding sequence ATGAAAAAAGCAGAGCTAAAAGAGTTTTTAGATGTAAAGGTTATTGAATATAACAATCCGAAGTTTATTGAGTCTGACCCTATTCTAATTCCACATCGTTTTCAGCTCAAAGAAGACATTGAAATTTCAGGTTTTTTGACCGCAACCATCGCTTGGGGAAACCGAAAAATGATTATCAATAATGCCAATAAAATGATGGAATTGTTGGATAATAGTCCATATGATTTTATCATCAATCATAATCCTAGTGAATTAAAATCATTAGAAAATTTTGTACACAGAACGTTTAACGGAAATGATTTTGCCTATTTTATACAGGCATTACAACATATTTATAAAAATCACGGAGGCTTAGAGGCTGTATTTTCGCAACATATTGAACATAATTCAACCCAAAATGCCATTCACAATTTAAAAAAAGTGTTCTTTGAATTGGACCATTTACCAAGAACTCAAAAACACATATCAGATCCATTAAAAGGCTCTGCCGCCAAACGTATCAATATGTTTTTACGATGGATGGCTAGAAAAGATAACGCTGGTGTAGATTTTGGAATCTGGGAAACTATTGCCCCTTCAACGCTGTCTTGCCCTTTAGATGTTCACTCTGGTAATGTAGCCAGAAAATTAGGTTTACTTACTCGAAAGCAAAATGACGCCAAGGCCTTGGCTGAACTGGACCATAATTTACGTGAATTGGATCCAAAAGATCCGGTAAAATACGATTTTGCCTTATTCGGATTGGGAGTGTTTGAAAAGTTTTAG
- a CDS encoding methyltransferase family protein, with translation MKLKIPPAIQFLFFAFAMFIITKLTGKNFSFALQNVVVILLFAFGAFIGLLAVLSFRKAHTTINPLDPSKASKLVTSDLYQYTRNPMYLGLVIIQTALFFGFGNYYNIIILFIYGWYLTNYQIKPEEEALTKLFGEGYTQYCEKVRRWV, from the coding sequence ATGAAACTTAAAATTCCGCCAGCAATTCAATTTTTATTTTTTGCGTTTGCCATGTTTATCATTACAAAATTAACAGGTAAAAATTTCTCCTTTGCATTGCAAAATGTAGTTGTAATACTATTATTTGCTTTTGGAGCCTTCATTGGCTTACTAGCCGTATTATCTTTTAGAAAAGCTCATACAACTATTAATCCCTTAGACCCTTCAAAAGCATCAAAGCTGGTAACATCTGATCTCTACCAGTATACTAGAAACCCAATGTATTTAGGCTTGGTGATCATACAAACGGCATTGTTTTTCGGATTTGGTAATTACTATAATATCATTATTTTATTTATCTATGGTTGGTATCTCACCAATTATCAAATTAAACCGGAAGAAGAGGCGTTAACAAAACTTTTTGGTGAAGGGTATACACAGTATTGCGAAAAAGTGCGAAGATGGGTATGA
- a CDS encoding DUF6438 domain-containing protein, translating to MQKLIVLFLLFTSIVACQKPKENVSNENKNDDFSTLELTVERGAFHYDTFVLKDTTIMFHPQKEMDSVEHQEYYTTSEKHISKAERDVLVQKIIAADIWDLKDKYTPNESCTSMLTVTFSLNGKTKKIVSEDFERGCPEIIKYIESELVRLHGKELKRIFLPG from the coding sequence ATGCAGAAACTTATAGTGCTGTTTTTATTATTTACAAGTATAGTGGCTTGTCAAAAACCTAAAGAAAACGTAAGCAACGAAAATAAAAACGATGACTTTTCTACTTTAGAGCTAACGGTAGAACGCGGTGCATTTCACTATGATACGTTTGTTCTAAAAGACACCACCATTATGTTCCATCCACAAAAGGAAATGGATTCTGTAGAGCATCAAGAGTATTACACAACCTCTGAAAAGCATATTTCTAAAGCGGAAAGAGATGTATTGGTTCAAAAAATAATAGCCGCTGATATTTGGGACTTAAAAGATAAGTATACTCCTAATGAATCTTGTACCAGTATGCTAACGGTTACGTTCAGTTTAAATGGTAAAACAAAGAAAATTGTTAGCGAAGACTTTGAGCGTGGTTGTCCAGAAATTATTAAATATATTGAAAGTGAACTGGTTCGTCTTCATGGTAAGGAGCTTAAACGGATCTTTTTACCAGGATAG
- a CDS encoding DUF559 domain-containing protein: MQITIFVLKTNFLAGTNLHTSIEYLKGVGSARADLLRKELGIRTLSDLLHFFPNRYLDRTQFFKVNGLMQNSAEVQIVGKIVNIKTVQQKRGSRLVATFIDDTGTMELVWFRGVKWIKESLKLNTAYVAFGKVNHFNGTFSMPHPELELVTEYKKSLQTAMQPVYPSTELLSKKGVTNRIVSKMIQNLFLELGNRFQENLPARIIDTLHLISKGEALFNIHFPKSQQLLTKAQQRLKFEELFFIQLQLIRKNMIHKTQIKGYVFDTIGDNFNTFYNNYLPFELTNAQKRVVKEFRKDMSTGAQMNRLLQGDVGSGKTIVALLTILIALDNGFQAALIAPTEILANQHFIAITELLSDMDIHVKILTGSTKTKERRIIHAALEDGSLDILIGTHALFEDKVQFKKLGIAVIDEQHRFGVAQRAKMWMKSPPTKLPEGKQAEIHKKYETANPSIYALVKELQKEKKKQTAEAEQMLWEGLRTRKLDVKFRRKQSVDVFLVDFICSSKKLIIEIDVASKNSPEPKEVGEMRSQILTEFGYHVFRFTTEEIMGNSENVLHQISAAMKSLPEIGGAPIPPHILVMTATPIPRTLAMSVYGDLDISVIDELPPGRKQIITAHRYDSNRLSVFKFMKEEIAKGRQVYVVYPLIQESKKLDFKDLMDGYESISREFPQPKYQISIVHGQMKSADKDYEMNRFINHETQIMVATTVIEVGVNIPNASAMVIESAERFGLSQLHQLRGRVGRGAEQSFCILMTSFKLTSDAKTRLETMVATNDGFEIAEVDLKLRGPGDLMGTQQSGVLNLKIADLVKDGAILKRAREMAFELLKNDPNFLDPNNLQLKRTYQEITKNKAIWANIS; this comes from the coding sequence ATGCAAATTACTATCTTCGTTCTCAAAACGAATTTTTTGGCAGGAACTAATTTACATACGTCTATAGAATACCTAAAAGGTGTGGGCTCCGCTCGGGCAGATTTGCTGCGTAAGGAATTAGGTATTAGAACCTTGTCTGATTTGTTGCATTTTTTTCCGAACAGATACTTAGATCGTACCCAATTTTTTAAGGTAAACGGTTTGATGCAGAATTCGGCAGAAGTACAAATTGTTGGAAAAATAGTAAACATTAAAACGGTTCAACAAAAAAGGGGAAGTAGACTTGTGGCCACTTTTATTGATGACACGGGCACCATGGAATTGGTTTGGTTCAGAGGTGTAAAGTGGATCAAAGAATCTTTAAAACTAAATACCGCCTATGTCGCTTTTGGAAAAGTAAATCATTTTAATGGTACCTTTAGTATGCCACATCCTGAATTGGAATTGGTCACGGAATATAAAAAGAGTTTACAAACGGCTATGCAGCCGGTATATCCATCTACAGAATTATTATCTAAAAAAGGAGTCACCAATAGGATTGTCTCTAAAATGATTCAAAATTTGTTTCTCGAATTAGGAAATAGATTTCAAGAAAACCTACCTGCACGTATTATAGACACCTTGCATTTAATTTCTAAAGGGGAAGCCTTATTTAATATTCATTTCCCGAAGAGTCAACAACTGTTAACGAAAGCCCAACAACGCTTAAAGTTTGAAGAATTATTTTTTATTCAGTTGCAACTGATTCGCAAAAACATGATTCATAAAACCCAAATTAAGGGGTATGTTTTTGATACCATTGGCGATAATTTTAATACGTTTTATAATAATTATTTACCTTTTGAATTGACCAACGCTCAAAAACGAGTGGTTAAAGAATTTAGAAAAGACATGAGTACTGGTGCTCAAATGAACAGGCTTTTGCAAGGAGATGTAGGTTCTGGTAAAACGATAGTAGCACTTTTAACTATTTTAATTGCCTTAGATAACGGATTTCAAGCGGCCTTAATAGCCCCAACTGAAATATTAGCCAATCAACATTTTATTGCCATAACAGAATTACTATCTGATATGGATATTCATGTAAAAATCCTGACAGGGTCAACAAAAACAAAAGAACGAAGAATTATTCATGCAGCCTTAGAAGATGGGTCTTTAGATATTTTAATAGGTACACATGCCTTATTTGAAGATAAAGTACAATTCAAAAAGTTAGGCATTGCGGTTATTGACGAGCAACATCGCTTTGGGGTAGCTCAACGAGCAAAAATGTGGATGAAGAGTCCACCCACAAAATTGCCTGAAGGAAAGCAAGCTGAAATTCATAAAAAGTATGAAACGGCTAACCCTTCTATTTATGCTTTAGTAAAGGAGCTTCAGAAAGAAAAGAAAAAACAAACAGCGGAAGCAGAACAAATGCTTTGGGAAGGTTTAAGAACCCGAAAATTAGATGTTAAGTTTAGAAGGAAACAAAGTGTAGATGTGTTCCTTGTTGATTTTATATGTAGCTCTAAAAAATTGATTATTGAAATTGATGTAGCTTCTAAAAATAGCCCAGAACCAAAGGAAGTCGGTGAAATGAGAAGTCAAATTTTAACCGAATTTGGCTACCATGTGTTCCGTTTTACTACGGAAGAGATTATGGGCAATAGTGAGAATGTGCTACATCAAATTTCAGCAGCCATGAAAAGCCTCCCAGAGATAGGAGGAGCTCCAATCCCTCCACACATCTTAGTAATGACGGCAACACCTATCCCTAGAACCTTAGCCATGAGTGTCTATGGCGATTTAGATATTTCTGTAATAGATGAGTTACCGCCAGGTAGAAAACAGATCATTACGGCTCATAGATATGATAGCAATAGGTTGAGTGTTTTCAAATTTATGAAAGAAGAAATTGCGAAAGGCAGACAGGTTTATGTGGTATATCCGTTAATACAAGAATCAAAAAAACTCGATTTTAAAGATTTAATGGACGGCTATGAAAGTATTTCGAGAGAATTTCCGCAACCGAAATATCAAATCAGTATTGTTCACGGACAAATGAAATCAGCCGATAAAGATTACGAGATGAATCGTTTTATAAACCATGAAACACAAATTATGGTGGCTACAACGGTAATAGAAGTAGGGGTTAATATACCCAATGCCAGTGCTATGGTTATAGAAAGTGCAGAGCGTTTCGGACTCTCTCAATTACATCAATTAAGAGGTAGAGTAGGGCGTGGGGCAGAGCAGAGTTTTTGTATTTTAATGACGAGCTTTAAATTAACTAGCGATGCCAAAACCAGACTAGAAACGATGGTGGCTACCAATGATGGATTTGAAATTGCTGAGGTTGATTTAAAATTACGCGGTCCTGGAGATTTGATGGGCACCCAACAAAGTGGGGTTCTAAATTTAAAAATTGCAGACCTTGTTAAAGATGGTGCTATTTTAAAACGAGCAAGAGAAATGGCTTTTGAACTCTTAAAAAATGACCCGAATTTTTTAGATCCAAATAATTTACAATTAAAGAGAACCTATCAAGAAATAACGAAGAATAAAGCGATTTGGGCTAATATAAGTTAA
- a CDS encoding N-acetylglucosamine kinase has protein sequence MTIITDGGSTKCDWIAIDDNGIQLFEKVRTKGLNPAILTPGELMGRIQESDRLKLHKNDVEHIYFYGAGCGTDGPNKALTEVLEKLFPNAEVVVAEDTLAAIYSTIDNNEPAVVCILGTGSNCSYYNGEGIEQRVKSLGYMLMDDASGNYYGKQMIRDYFFKVMPESLRVGMAERYNMDEDFIKYNLYKQPNPNAYLADFAEFLFLNKDLTYSTDLIKSGIRVFTKSMIMQYKEEIKTVPVHFAGSIAYYAQDEIKEVGAEMGFKVGNFVRRPIEGLVNYHAKNIH, from the coding sequence ATGACAATAATTACAGACGGAGGATCTACAAAATGTGACTGGATAGCAATTGATGACAATGGCATCCAATTGTTTGAAAAGGTGAGAACAAAAGGATTAAACCCAGCTATTTTAACTCCAGGTGAGTTAATGGGGAGAATTCAAGAAAGTGATAGACTAAAACTTCACAAAAATGATGTAGAACATATTTATTTTTATGGAGCAGGTTGTGGTACAGACGGACCCAATAAAGCCTTAACAGAAGTACTAGAAAAATTATTTCCTAATGCAGAAGTTGTAGTTGCTGAAGATACATTGGCAGCCATATATTCTACGATTGACAATAATGAGCCTGCTGTGGTTTGTATATTAGGTACTGGTTCTAATTGTTCCTACTATAATGGTGAAGGTATTGAGCAACGCGTAAAATCATTGGGGTATATGTTAATGGATGATGCCAGTGGTAATTATTACGGAAAGCAGATGATAAGAGATTACTTTTTTAAGGTAATGCCTGAGAGTTTGCGAGTAGGTATGGCAGAGCGTTATAATATGGATGAAGATTTTATTAAATATAATCTATATAAACAACCCAACCCAAATGCGTATTTAGCAGATTTCGCAGAATTTTTATTTTTAAATAAAGATTTAACATATAGCACAGATTTAATTAAAAGTGGCATTAGAGTATTTACAAAAAGTATGATAATGCAATATAAAGAAGAGATTAAAACAGTACCTGTACATTTTGCAGGCTCTATTGCTTATTATGCACAAGACGAAATAAAAGAAGTGGGTGCTGAAATGGGCTTCAAAGTTGGTAATTTTGTGAGAAGACCTATTGAAGGATTGGTTAATTATCATGCTAAAAACATCCATTAA
- a CDS encoding methylglyoxal synthase — MEIALIAHDGKKAEMVQFLNEHRDILLDKNITFVSTGTTGEKVEKAGFKVQKLLSGPLGGDAQIAARVAEGKCNMVLFFRDPLEKHPHEPDVLMLMRLCDVHDVPLATNPATADLLIGAI, encoded by the coding sequence ATGGAAATCGCTTTAATAGCACATGATGGAAAAAAGGCTGAGATGGTTCAGTTTTTAAATGAGCACAGAGATATCTTATTAGATAAAAACATCACTTTTGTATCTACCGGAACTACGGGAGAGAAAGTGGAGAAAGCGGGATTTAAAGTTCAAAAGTTACTTTCAGGGCCACTAGGAGGCGATGCTCAGATAGCAGCTAGAGTAGCAGAAGGGAAATGTAATATGGTACTCTTTTTTAGAGATCCCTTAGAAAAACACCCGCATGAACCCGATGTATTAATGCTCATGCGTTTGTGTGATGTACATGATGTACCATTGGCCACCAATCCTGCAACGGCAGATTTATTGATTGGTGCTATTTAA
- a CDS encoding RidA family protein: MKTIITTSKAPAPIGPYNQAVLVNGMLFTSGQIAFDPATGELILEDIQSETKQVMENLKAVLAEAELTFENVVKTSIFIADMNDFAKINEIYGAYFNDETAPARETVQVACLPKNVNVEISMIAVK, encoded by the coding sequence ATGAAAACAATAATTACAACTTCAAAAGCACCAGCACCAATAGGTCCGTACAACCAAGCTGTTTTAGTCAATGGTATGCTTTTTACGTCTGGGCAAATTGCTTTTGACCCAGCAACAGGCGAATTGATTTTAGAAGATATTCAATCGGAAACCAAACAGGTAATGGAGAATTTAAAAGCAGTATTGGCTGAAGCCGAGTTGACTTTTGAAAATGTAGTAAAAACATCTATTTTTATAGCAGACATGAACGATTTTGCTAAAATAAATGAAATTTATGGTGCCTATTTTAATGACGAAACAGCCCCAGCAAGAGAAACGGTTCAAGTAGCTTGCTTACCGAAAAATGTAAATGTAGAAATATCTATGATTGCCGTTAAATAG
- the aroB gene encoding 3-dehydroquinate synthase encodes MTPITSASYSIYFNDDAYQNLNAYIAKNEIETIFILADKNTQQHCLPKFKTKISNTVALQTITINDGEINKNINTCVEVWKALTELEADRKSLIINIGGGMVTDLGGFVASTFKRGIKFINIPTTLLSMVDASVGSKTGVDLDNLKNLVGLFSNPEMVLIDSTFLETLPERELKSGVAEVIKYGLTFDADLLETIKQDKWKEVAALNNIIYQSIEIKNKVVLEDFKETGLRKVLNFGHTVGHAIESYYLDHKDLDRLLHGEAIAIGMVVEAYISKEIHGFPEEELASLKQYVLKTYGKTSIAKKHVPAILELMKHDKKNIKGTVRYILLKNIGEFVIDAEATNAMVIEGLDYYEQ; translated from the coding sequence ATGACACCAATTACATCTGCCAGTTATTCTATTTATTTTAATGACGATGCTTATCAAAATCTCAATGCTTATATTGCTAAAAATGAGATTGAAACCATTTTTATTTTAGCTGATAAAAATACGCAACAGCATTGTCTGCCTAAATTTAAAACGAAAATTTCAAACACTGTAGCCTTACAAACCATTACCATTAACGATGGTGAAATCAATAAGAATATTAACACCTGTGTAGAAGTTTGGAAAGCATTAACGGAACTAGAAGCCGATCGTAAAAGTTTAATTATAAACATTGGTGGCGGTATGGTAACAGATCTTGGCGGATTTGTTGCGTCTACCTTTAAACGCGGTATTAAATTTATAAATATACCTACCACCCTACTCAGTATGGTTGACGCTTCTGTGGGAAGCAAAACGGGCGTAGATTTAGACAATTTAAAAAATTTAGTGGGGCTGTTTTCTAATCCCGAAATGGTATTAATTGACAGTACCTTTTTAGAGACTTTACCTGAACGGGAATTAAAGTCTGGCGTGGCTGAAGTGATCAAATATGGTTTAACTTTTGACGCCGACTTATTAGAGACGATAAAACAAGATAAATGGAAAGAGGTTGCCGCTCTAAACAACATTATCTATCAATCTATAGAAATAAAAAACAAGGTAGTTTTAGAAGATTTTAAAGAAACAGGATTGCGAAAAGTGCTTAACTTCGGACATACCGTAGGCCATGCAATTGAATCTTATTATTTAGATCATAAAGACTTAGACCGCTTATTACATGGTGAAGCTATTGCCATAGGGATGGTGGTTGAAGCTTATATTTCTAAAGAAATCCATGGTTTTCCTGAAGAAGAGCTCGCTTCTCTTAAACAATATGTTTTAAAAACCTATGGAAAAACAAGCATTGCAAAAAAACATGTTCCTGCAATTTTAGAATTGATGAAACATGATAAAAAGAATATAAAAGGAACGGTTCGCTATATTTTATTGAAAAATATTGGTGAGTTTGTTATTGATGCAGAAGCGACCAATGCCATGGTTATTGAAGGCTTAGACTATTACGAGCAATAG
- a CDS encoding proline dehydrogenase family protein, with amino-acid sequence MSTLFEDTKTAFTLKTDAELERAYFLFKMIKSEPLVRIGTAITNFALKAHLPVEQLIRASVFDHFCGGVDEKDCLDTIEKMYEHHVHSVLDYSVEGKEDEDHFELALEKTLKNIGFAKEKPSIPFAVFKPTGFGRFKLYEKITAGTALTDAEQKDWSRVVARFDKVCKAAYEKDVPLLIDAEESWMQDAADDLIESMMEKYNIEKAIIFGTLQMYRWDRLEYLKNLHQRAEAKGYKIGMKLVRGAYMEKERERAKEKGYPSPICDDKQATDQNYDAGIDYMLTGLGLSLYAGTHNELSTMKVMELASKKGLAKDNKTIWFGQLYGMSDHITYNLAKEGYNVSKYMPYGAVRDVMPYLIRRAEENTSVAGQTSRELSLLKKERTRRKKQGRL; translated from the coding sequence ATGAGTACATTATTTGAAGATACAAAAACGGCATTCACCTTAAAAACAGATGCCGAGTTAGAACGAGCTTACTTTTTATTTAAGATGATAAAAAGTGAACCGTTGGTAAGAATTGGTACTGCCATAACCAATTTCGCATTAAAAGCCCATTTACCGGTAGAACAATTGATTAGAGCTTCAGTTTTTGATCATTTTTGTGGTGGTGTAGATGAGAAGGATTGTTTAGATACCATAGAAAAAATGTACGAACACCATGTACATTCGGTGTTAGATTACTCTGTAGAAGGTAAAGAAGACGAAGATCATTTTGAATTGGCTTTAGAAAAGACCCTCAAAAATATAGGTTTTGCAAAAGAGAAGCCTAGTATTCCGTTTGCGGTATTTAAACCTACTGGTTTTGGCAGGTTTAAATTGTATGAAAAGATTACTGCCGGTACTGCCTTAACAGATGCGGAACAAAAAGATTGGAGTAGGGTAGTAGCACGCTTTGATAAGGTGTGTAAGGCTGCCTACGAAAAAGATGTACCCTTATTGATAGATGCTGAAGAAAGTTGGATGCAAGATGCCGCTGACGATTTAATTGAGAGCATGATGGAGAAATACAATATTGAGAAAGCCATTATTTTTGGCACCCTTCAAATGTATAGATGGGATCGATTAGAGTATTTAAAGAACTTACATCAAAGGGCAGAAGCCAAAGGTTATAAGATAGGGATGAAATTGGTGCGAGGAGCCTATATGGAGAAAGAGCGAGAACGAGCCAAAGAAAAAGGGTATCCGTCTCCTATTTGTGATGATAAACAAGCCACCGACCAAAATTATGATGCCGGTATCGATTATATGTTAACTGGTTTAGGCTTGTCTTTATATGCGGGTACACATAACGAATTAAGTACGATGAAGGTGATGGAACTGGCATCAAAAAAAGGATTAGCAAAAGATAATAAAACCATATGGTTTGGCCAGTTGTATGGTATGAGCGACCATATTACCTACAATTTAGCAAAAGAAGGCTATAATGTTTCTAAATATATGCCTTATGGAGCGGTTAGAGATGTAATGCCTTATTTAATACGTAGAGCCGAAGAAAATACTTCCGTAGCCGGACAAACCAGTAGAGAGTTGAGCTTACTAAAAAAAGAACGTACCCGTCGTAAAAAGCAAGGACGTTTGTAA
- a CDS encoding IS110 family RNA-guided transposase yields MKTKDTTRSKLFIGIDVHKRSWKIRTATDLFDGSSLTIPPDAFSLKKYVDRHFKGYTVYCCYESGCCGFSHYRHFISFGWHAKVVNPADVHRPAKAQFQKTDKIDARMLCKELKDGRLKGIHVPSIEREQLRCLFRRRNELVKEHRKIKTQIKMQLLYLGIEIPKPFDNSHWSHNFRDWLRNLTFEYPTMDYCFETRLITYEYIDKQKRDVSTKLLAYCRKHYKKDYYLLRSVPGVGGIVACGLLCELGDLRRFKNFKQLASYVGLVPWVHQSGDNLKTSGLTPRANRLMRSYLVEATWQALRFDPVMQAYYRSHSGKDVKRILVKVARKLLSRIHAVIRTEIPYEVGVVS; encoded by the coding sequence ATGAAAACAAAGGATACTACTAGATCAAAGTTATTTATTGGAATTGACGTACACAAGCGAAGTTGGAAAATTCGTACTGCAACGGATCTTTTTGATGGATCATCGTTAACTATTCCACCAGATGCATTTAGTTTAAAAAAGTATGTGGATAGGCATTTTAAGGGATATACTGTTTATTGCTGTTATGAATCGGGTTGTTGTGGCTTTAGTCATTATCGACATTTTATTTCATTTGGATGGCATGCAAAGGTTGTTAACCCTGCAGATGTTCATCGTCCAGCCAAGGCCCAGTTTCAAAAGACCGACAAGATCGATGCACGTATGTTATGTAAAGAATTAAAGGATGGCCGACTCAAAGGAATTCATGTTCCTTCAATAGAACGAGAGCAGTTAAGATGTTTGTTTCGTCGAAGAAATGAGCTGGTTAAAGAACATCGAAAAATAAAGACTCAAATAAAGATGCAATTGTTGTATTTGGGGATTGAAATTCCAAAGCCATTTGACAATAGTCATTGGTCTCATAATTTTAGAGATTGGTTAAGAAATTTGACTTTTGAATATCCTACAATGGATTATTGTTTTGAGACACGTCTTATTACCTATGAATATATAGATAAGCAAAAGCGAGATGTGAGTACAAAATTACTTGCCTATTGTCGTAAGCATTATAAGAAAGATTATTATTTATTACGATCAGTTCCGGGAGTAGGAGGCATAGTAGCTTGTGGATTATTATGTGAATTGGGTGATTTAAGGCGTTTTAAAAATTTCAAACAATTAGCCAGTTATGTAGGATTGGTTCCCTGGGTACACCAAAGTGGAGATAATCTCAAAACTTCAGGGTTAACCCCAAGAGCAAATCGGCTAATGCGTAGTTATTTGGTAGAAGCTACTTGGCAAGCGTTGCGTTTTGATCCAGTTATGCAGGCCTATTATCGGTCACATTCAGGTAAAGATGTCAAACGCATATTGGTAAAAGTAGCGAGGAAACTCTTGAGTCGAATTCATGCAGTAATTAGAACTGAAATTCCTTATGAAGTAGGTGTAGTTAGTTAA
- a CDS encoding IS110 family RNA-guided transposase translates to MKNYVDVIGIDVSKLTIDAHIHNRAVHRVFSNTTKGYKALLSWTETYLKEQVYFFCFENTGHYSTKLSVYLSENNIDYIEQSPLAIKRSVGIVRGKTDKLDAGMIARYAWLHKEELLLSTPKENHVQELGRLLSIREQLVRDRTGKMSSLKEMQSLLSSPSTDNCCRIIKKTIHYLTKQIEALELCIKKLMKSDKSLDKNFKLLNTLKGVGLILSCQIIYHTSNFKRFNSWRQFSSYCGVAPFEHSSGTSIRRRNRIHHIGDRKMKTLLTLASVSAIQCDKELKQYYKKKLEEGKPKMVALNNVRNKILSRAFAVVKRGTPYVEIQKYAA, encoded by the coding sequence ATGAAAAATTATGTAGATGTTATAGGAATTGATGTATCTAAATTAACAATCGATGCACATATCCATAACAGAGCAGTACATCGAGTGTTTTCTAACACTACTAAGGGTTACAAAGCACTATTGTCATGGACGGAAACGTATTTAAAAGAGCAAGTCTATTTTTTCTGTTTTGAGAATACAGGACATTACTCTACAAAACTGAGTGTTTACCTATCAGAAAACAATATAGATTATATTGAACAAAGTCCCTTAGCAATCAAACGATCTGTAGGTATTGTTAGAGGTAAAACAGATAAACTTGATGCGGGTATGATAGCTAGGTATGCTTGGTTACATAAAGAAGAACTACTTCTTAGTACACCAAAAGAAAATCACGTTCAAGAGTTGGGCAGATTATTATCGATTAGAGAACAGCTAGTAAGAGATCGAACAGGCAAGATGAGTAGCCTTAAAGAAATGCAATCTTTACTTAGTAGTCCTTCAACCGACAACTGTTGTAGAATTATCAAAAAGACCATTCATTATCTCACAAAACAAATTGAAGCTCTAGAACTTTGTATTAAAAAATTAATGAAAAGTGATAAATCACTCGATAAGAATTTTAAGCTTCTAAATACCTTAAAAGGAGTCGGATTAATACTTTCTTGTCAGATTATATATCACACGAGCAACTTTAAACGATTCAATAGTTGGCGACAATTTTCTAGCTATTGTGGTGTTGCACCTTTTGAACACAGTTCTGGAACCAGTATTAGAAGAAGGAATAGAATACACCATATAGGAGATAGAAAAATGAAAACACTTTTAACACTTGCCAGCGTGAGTGCTATACAGTGCGATAAAGAACTAAAACAATATTACAAGAAGAAACTCGAAGAAGGTAAACCAAAAATGGTTGCTTTAAATAATGTTAGAAATAAGATTTTATCAAGAGCATTTGCAGTAGTGAAAAGAGGAACGCCTTATGTAGAAATCCAAAAATATGCAGCTTAA